A stretch of Aerococcus urinaehominis DNA encodes these proteins:
- a CDS encoding ISL3 family transposase translates to MAQNDCIKNLLSITDENIKLEDKVTIKKIKQVTHKVIYGTLTYQPDSCPSCLRKEADQASIIKHGYKLSRILIGEFNTQPISLVLKKQRFFCKNCQITFTASSNLVAKNCFISRQIKCLAIQELSESQSMTLIAKKLNISNSTVIRLLESTAKQFKQSYRQLPRHLSIDEFKSVKNVSGAMSCILVDAAANHRLFDILEDRTQAYLRDYFMRFPLEKRKLVETITMDMYSPYYDFLQQIFPNAKIIIDRFHIVQLLNQTLNSQRILVMNQQPKQSTHYRKLKQLWKLILKNQEALNSVNYRTHRLFDGLITEAGIVEFMLNIDSKFRKVYDVVNELKYHLKTGNINAFLHTISRNKSQRLPKKLRKTMNTLLKYLPAIINSFRYTLSNGPIEGMNNKIKNIKRSEFGYRNFYHLRARAFLSFKSYEVKRENKPIINRKIEKLDTESRTLCA, encoded by the coding sequence ATGGCTCAAAATGATTGTATCAAAAACCTATTAAGTATTACAGACGAAAATATTAAATTAGAGGACAAGGTAACGATTAAAAAGATTAAACAAGTGACTCATAAAGTAATCTACGGCACACTAACTTATCAACCAGACAGCTGTCCGAGTTGCCTCCGTAAGGAGGCTGACCAAGCTAGTATTATTAAGCATGGTTATAAACTATCGCGCATTTTAATAGGTGAATTCAACACACAACCAATCTCTTTAGTATTAAAAAAACAGCGATTTTTCTGTAAAAATTGCCAAATTACGTTTACAGCCTCTTCTAATCTAGTTGCTAAAAATTGCTTTATTAGTCGCCAAATCAAGTGTTTAGCGATACAAGAATTATCAGAGTCGCAAAGTATGACCTTAATCGCTAAAAAACTTAATATTTCAAATTCTACTGTTATTCGTCTGCTTGAATCGACTGCTAAACAATTCAAACAAAGTTACCGGCAACTACCTAGGCATTTATCTATTGATGAGTTTAAATCTGTTAAAAATGTCTCAGGTGCTATGTCTTGCATCCTAGTGGATGCAGCAGCTAATCATCGTTTATTTGATATATTAGAAGATCGGACGCAAGCTTATTTAAGAGATTATTTTATGCGTTTCCCTCTGGAAAAGAGAAAGCTAGTTGAAACGATTACCATGGATATGTACTCACCTTATTATGATTTTTTACAACAAATCTTTCCAAATGCGAAAATTATTATTGACCGATTCCATATTGTTCAACTACTGAATCAGACTTTGAATAGCCAACGGATTCTTGTGATGAATCAACAACCTAAGCAATCAACACACTATCGGAAATTGAAACAGTTATGGAAGCTGATTTTAAAGAACCAAGAAGCACTGAATAGTGTTAATTACCGCACACATCGCTTATTTGATGGCCTTATAACAGAAGCAGGTATAGTTGAATTTATGCTTAATATCGACAGTAAATTTAGAAAAGTCTATGATGTCGTGAACGAGCTCAAATATCACCTTAAAACAGGGAATATCAATGCTTTCCTACATACAATTAGTCGCAATAAGAGCCAACGGCTCCCAAAAAAATTGAGAAAAACGATGAATACTCTGCTCAAATACTTACCTGCTATTATCAATAGCTTTCGTTATACACTTTCCAATGGGCCAATTGAGGGTATGAATAATAAAATTAAGAATATTAAGCGTTCCGAATTTGGTTACCGCAATTTTTATCATTTAAGGGCAAGGGCTTTTCTTTCCTTTAAATCATATGAGGTAAAGAGGGAAAATAAACCTATCATAAATAGAAAGATTGAAAAGCTAGATACAGAATCTAGAACACTATGTGCCTAA
- a CDS encoding nucleoside hydrolase: MVRHVILDTDPGIDDAIAIALLLNEPSIQVDLITTVGGNVNLAKTAKNALKLVAFFEKDIPVAAGNRGPLVSEFTDASAVHGQSGMDGYDFPEPDMTKLSKDHAVIALKEQILSNPDKTTLLAVGPLTNIALLFSQYPEVIDKIEELIIMGGAFTRGNKRVMDEFNIGTDPEAAQMVFKSSVKKTMVGLEIGAIATVSMADAEKLASHNETGKMLLGLLKAYRTIERDGEFEMYDPTAVAYLLKPEIFETVDCNVEVELASSLTYGQTVVDLDHKTDRPVNCTVPVNVDRQAFKDWFNQGLSRAK; this comes from the coding sequence ATGGTAAGACATGTCATTTTAGACACAGATCCTGGTATTGATGATGCGATAGCGATTGCCCTCTTACTAAATGAGCCGAGTATTCAAGTTGATTTAATTACTACAGTCGGTGGGAATGTTAACTTGGCTAAGACAGCCAAGAATGCGCTTAAATTAGTAGCGTTTTTTGAAAAGGATATTCCAGTGGCAGCTGGGAACCGAGGGCCTTTAGTTAGTGAATTTACTGATGCATCAGCAGTTCATGGCCAGTCAGGTATGGATGGTTATGATTTCCCAGAACCAGATATGACTAAGCTCTCTAAAGATCATGCAGTTATTGCCCTCAAAGAGCAAATATTATCGAATCCAGATAAGACAACCTTACTAGCAGTGGGGCCCTTGACCAATATTGCTTTGTTGTTTAGCCAGTATCCAGAGGTAATTGATAAAATTGAAGAATTAATCATTATGGGAGGTGCTTTCACTCGGGGAAATAAACGAGTTATGGATGAGTTTAATATTGGCACTGACCCGGAAGCGGCCCAGATGGTCTTTAAAAGTTCAGTCAAAAAGACAATGGTCGGCTTAGAAATTGGTGCTATTGCGACAGTTTCCATGGCTGATGCTGAAAAATTGGCTAGTCATAATGAAACAGGGAAGATGTTGCTAGGCTTGCTCAAGGCCTACCGGACCATTGAACGGGATGGCGAATTTGAAATGTACGATCCAACAGCTGTGGCCTATTTATTAAAACCAGAAATATTTGAAACTGTCGATTGTAATGTTGAAGTGGAATTAGCTTCAAGCCTTACTTACGGCCAAACAGTGGTTGATTTAGACCATAAGACTGACCGTCCAGTTAACTGTACCGTCCCTGTTAATGTTGACCGGCAAGCCTTTAAAGATTGGTTTAACCAGGGACTCTCACGTGCTAAGTAA
- a CDS encoding sulfatase-like hydrolase/transferase gives MPDQMHNKALEVMDEFIAKDEPFFLYYPSHLVHGPILPHERFRGTSGFGDYGDFVLQLDSYVGELADKLKQAGIYDNTIFIFTSDNGASSIIDIPKMQEQGHDPSNGLRGHKMHIWEGGHREPTIVSYPNLIPAGTTSNQMISHSDFYATIAEILEADLADNVAEDSYSNLALWQGNDQAVRQDIIHSAVNGGFSIRRDFWKLNVVKDGGMKMDYQREIEDYKEVFQPAELYDLRDDLSETNNVIADHPEVVEELMAALEEAILAGRTTPGENQANQPDLPTGDWEQVAFLSNYEEYVKSLNDKAIADGLVDQKTLDTKPKVTKARGI, from the coding sequence GTGCCTGACCAAATGCATAATAAGGCCCTAGAAGTAATGGATGAATTTATTGCAAAAGATGAACCATTCTTCCTTTACTACCCTAGCCATCTGGTACACGGCCCGATTCTACCTCATGAACGCTTCCGGGGCACTTCAGGCTTTGGCGATTACGGCGACTTCGTCCTACAATTAGATAGCTATGTGGGCGAACTAGCTGACAAACTGAAGCAAGCTGGCATCTATGACAATACCATTTTTATCTTCACTTCTGATAATGGTGCATCGTCTATTATTGATATCCCTAAAATGCAAGAACAAGGTCACGATCCATCTAATGGTCTCCGTGGTCACAAGATGCATATTTGGGAAGGTGGACACCGTGAACCAACTATCGTCAGCTATCCTAACCTGATTCCAGCTGGTACCACTTCTAATCAAATGATTTCTCACTCTGACTTCTACGCAACAATTGCTGAAATCTTAGAAGCAGATTTAGCTGATAATGTCGCTGAAGATAGCTATTCTAACCTCGCTCTATGGCAGGGTAACGACCAAGCAGTTCGTCAAGATATTATTCACTCCGCAGTCAATGGTGGTTTCTCTATCCGTCGCGATTTCTGGAAGTTAAATGTAGTAAAAGATGGTGGTATGAAGATGGACTACCAACGTGAAATCGAAGATTATAAAGAAGTCTTCCAACCAGCTGAACTCTATGACCTACGTGATGACCTATCTGAAACCAATAATGTGATTGCTGACCATCCTGAAGTCGTTGAAGAATTGATGGCTGCGCTTGAAGAAGCTATCCTAGCCGGCCGGACAACACCTGGTGAAAACCAAGCCAACCAACCTGACCTACCTACAGGTGACTGGGAACAGGTTGCCTTCCTATCTAACTATGAAGAATATGTTAAGAGCCTAAATGACAAAGCCATTGCCGATGGCCTAGTCGACCAAAAAACTTTGGACACCAAACCTAAAGTAACTAAGGCTCGGGGAATCTAA
- the pta gene encoding phosphate acetyltransferase, producing the protein MGMFDDLSAKVKGKGYRIVFPEALDTRIQEAVVRLKGENILEPVLLGNPDQVKASGQEHGHDLTGIEIIDPENYDGFDEMVAAFVERRKGKASEEQAREILKDENYFGTMLVYQDKVDGLVSGAVHSTGDTVRPALQIIKTKPGVSLTSGAFIMVRDSDRHSERYVFSDCAININPNEQQLAEIAVESAKTAQMFDIDPKVAMLSFSTKGSASSPEQEKVAKATEIAQELAPELAIDGELQFDAAFVESVGKQKAPESKVAGEATVFVFPEIQSGNIGYKIAQRLGGFQAIGPILQGMNKPVSDLSRGCNAEDVYKLAIITANQALNAE; encoded by the coding sequence ATGGGAATGTTTGATGATTTATCAGCAAAAGTTAAGGGTAAAGGCTACCGTATCGTCTTTCCTGAGGCATTAGATACCCGGATTCAAGAAGCTGTTGTACGTTTAAAAGGAGAAAATATTTTAGAGCCAGTCTTACTAGGTAATCCTGACCAAGTTAAGGCATCTGGCCAAGAACATGGCCATGATTTAACCGGTATTGAAATTATTGATCCTGAAAATTATGATGGTTTTGATGAAATGGTAGCTGCCTTTGTTGAACGTCGCAAGGGTAAAGCAAGTGAAGAACAAGCGCGCGAAATCCTTAAGGATGAAAACTATTTTGGTACCATGTTAGTCTATCAAGACAAAGTTGATGGTTTAGTCTCTGGCGCAGTGCACTCAACTGGTGACACTGTCCGTCCAGCCCTACAAATTATTAAGACTAAACCAGGCGTATCGTTAACTTCAGGTGCCTTTATTATGGTTCGTGATAGTGACCGTCATAGCGAACGCTATGTTTTTAGTGATTGTGCCATTAACATCAATCCTAATGAGCAACAATTAGCTGAAATTGCAGTTGAGTCAGCTAAGACAGCGCAAATGTTTGATATTGATCCAAAAGTGGCCATGCTGTCATTCTCAACCAAGGGATCAGCTTCAAGTCCAGAACAAGAAAAAGTAGCTAAAGCAACTGAGATTGCTCAAGAGCTAGCACCAGAATTAGCGATTGATGGTGAGTTACAATTTGATGCAGCCTTCGTTGAATCTGTCGGTAAACAAAAGGCTCCAGAATCTAAAGTGGCTGGTGAAGCAACTGTCTTTGTTTTCCCTGAAATTCAATCTGGTAACATTGGCTATAAGATTGCCCAACGTTTGGGTGGCTTCCAAGCCATTGGTCCAATTCTACAAGGTATGAACAAACCTGTTTCTGACCTTTCACGTGGCTGTAATGCAGAGGATGTTTATAAGTTGGCAATTATTACCGCTAACCAAGCCCTGAATGCTGAATAA
- a CDS encoding gluconokinase, with protein sequence MVIVIDLGTSHIKGAVVDSDLHVKYASSQAVDMQAPDELSRTVSPNQVFSAVVTILKDLLAQYPAVKRVIFSAQMHSILVANQSKEVVLAAMTWADNQAITVADLIKNGHYQEDLLQRTGTPVHPMSPLVKLIYLQAAHPFLLGDEANKIMGLKSFVIWRLTDQLVIDVGQASTTGLLRTAKGSWDRDILAVLGISLEKMPQIVGALDKFKIDPVAAQNLGLPTDIEFQLGSSDGALASYALKNNSRRQPVLVSVGTSGAARYLTSEGLKGGNLNLFSYLVGSPSNDYIIGGPVNNAGNVLVWAIDKLADCHDFSACWKQVLSQPLREEGPFFLPYLNGERAPYWNAHLTASFSGLRLNHSKTDMLRAIFEGVFYNLRMVIEQIYCLLDDEAPLIVNSQLARHDIFAQEIANLFGRTIYLDHSNRDASILGAAKLAMEKPDDKFDIGKLKVFHPQTSSQAAYQAKYYAFKKLADQADQAARLEFDEQEGRFEL encoded by the coding sequence ATGGTAATAGTCATTGACCTAGGAACCAGTCATATAAAAGGGGCCGTTGTTGATAGCGACTTACATGTTAAATACGCCAGTAGTCAAGCTGTGGACATGCAAGCACCCGATGAACTCAGCCGAACAGTATCACCTAACCAGGTGTTTAGCGCTGTCGTGACGATTTTAAAGGATTTATTAGCCCAATATCCAGCTGTCAAACGTGTGATTTTTTCAGCACAAATGCATAGCATCTTAGTAGCTAACCAGTCTAAGGAAGTGGTACTAGCAGCTATGACATGGGCGGATAATCAAGCGATAACAGTGGCAGATTTAATCAAGAATGGCCATTATCAAGAAGACTTGTTGCAGCGCACGGGAACCCCAGTCCATCCGATGAGTCCCTTAGTTAAACTAATATATCTTCAGGCTGCCCATCCCTTTCTATTGGGCGATGAAGCCAATAAGATTATGGGGCTGAAGTCTTTTGTAATCTGGCGTTTAACAGACCAGCTAGTTATTGATGTGGGTCAGGCTTCAACGACTGGTCTATTACGAACAGCTAAGGGTAGCTGGGACCGAGATATATTAGCTGTGCTGGGCATATCTTTAGAAAAAATGCCGCAAATAGTTGGCGCTTTGGATAAATTTAAGATTGACCCAGTCGCGGCACAAAATCTAGGTCTACCAACTGATATAGAATTTCAGTTGGGGTCTAGTGACGGGGCGCTAGCTTCTTACGCCTTAAAAAATAATTCTAGACGCCAACCGGTCTTAGTTTCTGTTGGTACTAGCGGCGCAGCCCGTTATCTGACCAGTGAAGGACTAAAAGGGGGTAATCTTAACCTCTTTTCATATTTAGTCGGCTCGCCCAGCAATGATTATATTATTGGGGGGCCAGTAAACAATGCGGGTAATGTGCTCGTTTGGGCCATAGACAAGCTTGCTGACTGCCATGATTTTTCAGCTTGTTGGAAGCAGGTATTAAGTCAGCCCTTACGTGAAGAGGGGCCATTTTTCCTGCCCTATTTAAATGGTGAGCGGGCACCTTATTGGAATGCTCACTTAACGGCGAGCTTTTCAGGGCTGAGATTAAATCATTCCAAGACTGATATGTTACGCGCAATATTTGAAGGTGTTTTTTACAATTTAAGGATGGTCATTGAGCAAATTTACTGCTTGCTTGACGATGAAGCACCTTTAATTGTTAACAGTCAGCTAGCCCGTCATGATATATTTGCCCAGGAAATAGCCAACTTATTTGGCCGGACCATATATTTAGACCACTCTAATCGAGATGCCAGTATACTGGGGGCTGCTAAACTAGCCATGGAAAAACCGGATGATAAATTTGATATCGGTAAACTTAAGGTTTTTCATCCGCAAACTAGTAGCCAGGCCGCTTACCAAGCTAAGTACTACGCCTTTAAAAAATTAGCTGATCAAGCTGATCAGGCCGCGCGATTAGAGTTTGATGAGCAAGAAGGTCGGTTTGAATTATAA
- a CDS encoding sulfatase-like hydrolase/transferase, protein MSTNKPNIVLVFADDLGMGDVSAFNPESKINTKNIDALAADGMKFTDSHATSAVCTPSRYGLLTGRYNWRSRLKSSVAPGDALTLIEKDRKTLAQMLKDHGYNTAAIGKWHLGLEWALKDEKDYDRYGIEAEFYADQEPENQKGRPYFGNTTGEPVYRGTDIDYSKPISFGPNQYGFDYFYGTAASLDQGPYVIIENDQPLYMPEYTMGIIIFLG, encoded by the coding sequence ATGTCTACTAATAAACCAAATATTGTCTTAGTATTCGCTGATGACCTTGGTATGGGCGATGTATCTGCCTTTAATCCGGAGTCAAAAATTAACACTAAAAATATTGACGCTCTAGCAGCTGATGGGATGAAATTTACTGATTCTCACGCGACTTCAGCGGTCTGTACCCCTTCTCGCTACGGCCTCTTAACCGGCCGCTACAACTGGCGGTCTCGGCTGAAGAGCTCAGTTGCACCAGGTGACGCCTTAACACTAATCGAAAAAGACCGCAAAACCCTAGCTCAAATGCTAAAAGACCATGGCTATAATACAGCAGCCATTGGTAAATGGCACTTAGGTTTAGAGTGGGCCTTAAAAGATGAAAAAGACTATGACCGTTACGGCATTGAGGCTGAATTCTATGCTGACCAAGAGCCGGAAAACCAAAAAGGACGTCCTTACTTTGGTAATACCACTGGTGAGCCGGTTTATCGCGGTACTGATATCGATTATAGTAAACCAATTAGTTTTGGTCCCAATCAGTACGGCTTTGACTACTTCTATGGTACCGCAGCTTCGCTAGACCAAGGCCCTTATGTCATTATTGAAAATGACCAGCCCCTCTATATGCCAGAATATACCATGGGGATCATAATATTTCTCGGGTAG